A genomic segment from Phormidium ambiguum IAM M-71 encodes:
- a CDS encoding pentapeptide repeat-containing protein: MAIKLWKFLTTDVRELNWEQLTEGTKTGAEAAKAVFDLAKAFKEQKSNINAQTLKPYVEQISSLLDVLNAPLGQIAASVIPFAPIAISILKLIADVTKKEPSLENCVALVSQVAYLESFQAILKENQELLTRIGETEVSEPVAGEIKKLGEVEIDELEARKAIVYFHESKLAEVFNGVLQQRLQQAGLTEAEAKTLTERVARKTNEYMLRAMVEAGDTVKPLLELYRLGAREQLEKYLSIDEYLEREIKPKPDETIFDETDITFRDLYVRLKVNFLDNKGEAIRDKDPIELEEWVKTMLDDPQKKSNVLFVQGEAGRGKSVFCRMFAERVRRELHPSFTPILIRLRQLRALEHSLTETLENYLENVDFVKTDSGWLTDKNTRFLFLLDGFDELLLEGRASGGLQEFLEQVERFQKDSHHRFLVTGRPLALQGVERLLSQTKSLERVALVKMDDSIRQIWLDNWAKKVGATEAANFKQFLDSCPKEINDNLAREPLLLYLLGRMHREQRLNIQMFAQANDEIKVKIRIYDESVKWVLEKQRENENLRLAGLENEDLRRFMTEAALCVVQSGNECAKVAMLEARLKDSNDPVAQLIQKARQDTSLEKVKDEKVLNNLLTAFYIKPASGDKGGSVEFTHKSFGEFLFAERLLESFEDWTRKVKRGRREEDDVSQEVMDKQIYDLLGYGGLTPEIVEYLSGLLVENSDIDVVLLFERFQDFYLRWCNGEFIDAPPEKENLPLFKKQLLRKQLPERENHLGLRQVDICAGLNVMILLFELHRYAQQRDDLKDRIAFYPCGQPNTQDFDETRLLQIIGYGQCLGVYLFNQILIRFINGANFSGANLHGVIFYGANLSDTNFTDANLTLANLGTTDLSGAKLSGADLSAASLFGTNLSLANLGTTNLSDAYLVDTSLYGADLSDAYLVDANLSGANLSGANLSGANLSGANLSDANLSRADLASLIWDNNTNWANAKGLHEVVNTPSELAQQPVFSAAVSLSQGISWVRKGKVEEAIQAYNQALSLDPNLCISAQSWSTLCWFGSLHGYADKVLYAGEKAVNQEPGNKGYQDSHGLARALTGDLTGALDDFQTVLNTGVFNYSKNKKQRRQRWVDALKAGNNPFTPEELKELRQAEG; the protein is encoded by the coding sequence ATGGCGATAAAGCTGTGGAAATTTTTGACAACAGATGTTCGAGAGTTGAACTGGGAACAACTTACGGAGGGAACGAAGACTGGCGCTGAAGCAGCTAAAGCTGTTTTCGATTTGGCGAAAGCTTTTAAGGAGCAAAAATCAAATATTAATGCTCAAACCCTCAAGCCTTATGTAGAACAAATATCGTCGTTGCTGGATGTACTGAATGCGCCTTTGGGTCAAATTGCTGCTTCGGTAATTCCCTTTGCGCCAATCGCTATTTCGATTTTAAAACTGATTGCTGATGTCACCAAGAAAGAGCCAAGTTTGGAAAATTGCGTGGCGCTGGTGAGTCAGGTTGCTTATTTGGAAAGCTTTCAGGCAATTCTTAAAGAGAATCAGGAGTTATTAACGCGCATTGGTGAAACGGAAGTTTCGGAACCTGTAGCGGGGGAAATCAAGAAATTGGGTGAGGTGGAAATTGATGAACTGGAAGCCAGAAAAGCTATTGTCTATTTTCATGAATCCAAACTAGCAGAGGTTTTCAACGGTGTTTTACAGCAACGGTTGCAACAGGCGGGGTTGACGGAAGCAGAGGCAAAAACTTTAACCGAACGGGTGGCGCGGAAGACTAATGAGTATATGCTACGAGCAATGGTAGAAGCTGGTGATACGGTGAAGCCATTGCTAGAGTTGTATCGTTTAGGTGCTAGAGAGCAGTTAGAGAAATATTTAAGTATTGATGAGTATTTGGAAAGGGAAATTAAACCGAAACCAGATGAAACTATTTTTGATGAAACGGATATTACCTTTCGGGATTTGTATGTGCGCTTGAAGGTCAATTTTCTGGATAACAAAGGTGAAGCAATTCGGGATAAAGACCCCATCGAGCTTGAGGAGTGGGTAAAGACAATGCTCGATGACCCGCAAAAAAAGAGTAATGTATTGTTTGTGCAGGGAGAAGCAGGACGGGGGAAAAGTGTTTTTTGTCGGATGTTTGCCGAAAGGGTGCGGCGAGAATTACACCCAAGTTTTACCCCAATTTTGATTAGGTTGCGGCAATTGAGAGCGTTAGAGCATAGCCTGACGGAGACTTTAGAAAACTATTTGGAAAACGTTGATTTTGTTAAAACTGATTCCGGCTGGTTGACGGATAAAAATACTCGGTTTTTGTTTTTGTTGGATGGGTTTGACGAACTTTTGCTGGAGGGACGAGCTAGCGGCGGACTGCAAGAATTTTTGGAGCAGGTAGAAAGATTTCAAAAGGATAGCCATCATCGGTTTTTGGTTACGGGTCGTCCTTTGGCGCTGCAAGGAGTTGAGCGGTTGCTGTCACAAACTAAAAGCTTGGAACGAGTCGCTCTTGTAAAAATGGATGACTCAATTCGGCAAATATGGCTGGATAATTGGGCAAAAAAAGTTGGCGCGACGGAAGCCGCTAACTTTAAGCAGTTTTTGGATTCTTGTCCCAAGGAAATCAACGATAATTTAGCACGAGAACCTTTACTGCTCTATTTGCTGGGAAGAATGCACCGAGAGCAACGCCTTAATATCCAGATGTTCGCTCAAGCAAACGACGAAATTAAAGTGAAAATTCGCATTTATGATGAGTCGGTGAAGTGGGTACTGGAAAAGCAGCGTGAGAATGAAAACTTGCGTTTGGCTGGACTGGAGAACGAAGATTTGCGACGGTTTATGACTGAGGCTGCTTTGTGCGTGGTGCAGTCGGGGAATGAATGCGCCAAAGTTGCGATGTTGGAAGCACGACTCAAAGACAGCAACGACCCTGTGGCGCAGTTAATTCAAAAAGCTAGACAGGATACTTCCCTGGAAAAGGTGAAAGACGAGAAGGTTCTCAATAATTTATTGACTGCTTTCTACATTAAGCCAGCTTCCGGGGATAAAGGCGGCTCGGTGGAGTTTACCCACAAAAGTTTTGGTGAGTTTCTATTTGCAGAACGACTGTTGGAAAGCTTTGAAGATTGGACGCGGAAGGTAAAAAGGGGTAGGCGTGAGGAAGACGATGTTTCACAAGAGGTAATGGATAAGCAGATTTATGACCTGCTGGGCTATGGAGGTTTAACCCCGGAAATTGTCGAATATCTGAGTGGGTTATTGGTTGAAAATTCGGATATTGATGTGGTACTTCTGTTTGAACGATTCCAAGATTTCTATCTGCGTTGGTGCAACGGAGAATTTATTGATGCACCTCCAGAAAAGGAAAACTTGCCTCTGTTTAAGAAGCAACTGTTGCGAAAGCAATTGCCAGAGCGAGAAAATCATCTGGGACTGCGACAGGTGGATATTTGTGCTGGGTTGAATGTGATGATTTTGCTGTTTGAGTTGCATCGCTATGCCCAACAAAGAGACGACCTGAAAGATAGAATAGCCTTCTATCCTTGCGGTCAGCCAAACACACAAGATTTTGATGAAACACGCTTGCTCCAAATTATCGGCTATGGTCAGTGCTTAGGTGTCTATCTCTTTAACCAAATTCTGATCAGATTCATCAATGGTGCCAACTTCAGCGGTGCCAACCTCCACGGTGTTATTTTCTACGGTGCCAACCTCAGTGATACCAACTTCACCGATGCCAACCTCACTCTTGCAAACCTCGGCACTACCGACCTCAGTGGTGCCAAGCTTAGTGGTGCTGATCTCAGTGCTGCCAGCCTCTTCGGTACAAACCTCAGTCTTGCAAACCTCGGCACTACCAACCTCAGTGATGCGTACCTGGTTGATACCAGCCTCTACGGTGCCGACCTCAGTGATGCGTACCTGGTTGATGCCAACCTCAGTGGTGCCAATCTCAGTGGTGCCAATCTCAGTGGTGCCAATCTCAGTGGTGCCAATCTCAGTGATGCCAACCTCAGTCGTGCCGACCTTGCATCACTTATATGGGATAACAATACAAATTGGGCAAATGCTAAAGGTTTGCATGAAGTAGTTAATACTCCCTCAGAGTTGGCGCAACAACCAGTATTTTCGGCTGCGGTTTCCTTAAGTCAAGGCATCAGTTGGGTGAGAAAAGGTAAAGTTGAGGAAGCAATTCAGGCTTATAACCAAGCCCTCAGCCTTGACCCTAATTTATGTATCTCTGCTCAGTCTTGGAGTACCCTCTGCTGGTTTGGCTCTTTACACGGTTACGCCGATAAAGTACTCTACGCTGGCGAAAAAGCTGTTAACCAGGAGCCTGGTAACAAAGGCTATCAAGATAGTCACGGACTTGCTAGAGCATTAACAGGCGACCTAACTGGCGCATTAGATGACTTTCAGACAGTTCTAAACACTGGTGTCTTTAATTACTCAAAAAATAAGAAGCAGCGACGGCAGCGTTGGGTAGACGCGCTCAAAGCAGGAAACAACCCTTTCACCCCGGAAGAATTGAAGGAACTGCGTCAAGCTGAGGGTTAA
- a CDS encoding polysaccharide deacetylase family protein, whose protein sequence is MYKSIANLSLLITIITLFGCSTNYKSHSPAIQLTASPPNLKNMAVTEKPSNISSVAKKYIKKSKFLQEKSVKALAKTPIKQAFLKSSPQPIPILMYHSIGINRRNNLLVAPAKFASQIKHLHKAGYQSICFNILENHWKLGKPLPPKPILLTFDDGYKDNYTIAYPILKKYKFKATIFVITNFVDDANHLSQKQIKEMISSGLIDIGAHTKTHPDLTTVPSKKVYQEIFGSKQILTKYTGKPVIAFAYPIGRYNYEAVKATGAARYKFAVTTKPGYANPKQGWLTLNRVRINGDLSLAAFTRMFP, encoded by the coding sequence ATGTATAAATCGATCGCTAATCTATCATTGCTCATCACAATCATTACTTTATTTGGATGCAGCACAAACTACAAATCGCATTCTCCCGCAATTCAATTAACTGCATCTCCTCCGAATTTAAAAAATATGGCAGTGACAGAAAAGCCTTCCAACATATCCTCAGTTGCTAAAAAATACATCAAAAAATCTAAATTTTTACAGGAAAAATCTGTAAAAGCTTTAGCTAAAACACCAATTAAACAAGCTTTCTTAAAATCATCTCCCCAACCGATACCAATTCTTATGTATCATTCAATTGGGATTAATCGGAGAAACAATTTATTAGTAGCACCTGCTAAGTTCGCCAGTCAAATTAAACATTTACACAAAGCTGGTTATCAATCTATTTGTTTTAACATTTTGGAGAATCACTGGAAATTAGGAAAACCGCTACCTCCCAAACCAATTTTGCTGACTTTTGATGATGGCTATAAAGATAATTACACAATTGCTTATCCCATTTTAAAAAAGTATAAATTCAAAGCCACTATATTTGTAATTACTAATTTTGTTGATGATGCCAATCATCTTTCCCAAAAACAAATCAAAGAAATGATAAGTTCTGGCTTAATAGATATTGGCGCTCATACTAAAACTCACCCCGACTTAACAACTGTTCCTAGCAAAAAAGTTTACCAAGAAATCTTCGGCTCCAAACAAATTTTAACTAAATATACAGGTAAGCCAGTAATTGCTTTTGCTTACCCTATTGGGCGCTACAATTATGAAGCTGTTAAAGCTACTGGAGCCGCTCGCTACAAATTTGCTGTGACTACTAAACCTGGATATGCTAATCCTAAACAAGGTTGGTTAACATTAAATCGCGTGCGAATTAATGGAGATTTGAGTCTAGCTGCATTTACCCGAATGTTTCCTTAA